Genomic window (Camelina sativa cultivar DH55 unplaced genomic scaffold, Cs unpScaffold10800, whole genome shotgun sequence):
TTTTGTTAGCTAGTTATAGCGTTACCATCCTTCAATGAAGCCTCTGTCTCCTTTCTGCTTTGTCTCGAAAAACcgtgatttcttcttctttttgtcttgaCCTGGTTGTTCAGAGACTTGTTCTGCAGCTGGATATCCTGTCAAGAAATGTTTAA
Coding sequences:
- the LOC104708714 gene encoding uncharacterized protein LOC104708714, with the protein product MQDMRDQNPPQGYPAAEQVSEQPGQDKKKKKSRFFETKQKGDRGFIEGW